In one window of Mercurialis annua linkage group LG4, ddMerAnnu1.2, whole genome shotgun sequence DNA:
- the LOC126677971 gene encoding putative phytosulfokines 6 yields the protein MKKSMVLFLFLSVILSSASARLLSSKQDGEEEKSYVIPETSNYNSLTEIKEDISNLMGLEKCGDGNEECEKRRMIAEAHLDYIYTQNHNHP from the exons ATGAAGAAATCAATGGTGttgtttctttttctctctGTTATTCTGTCTTCAGCATCTGCTCGTCTACTCAGTTCTAAACAAG ATGGAGAAGAGGAGAAAAGCTATGTCATTCCTGAGACGAGTAACTATAATTCATTAACAGAGATTAAAGAAGATATATCCAAT ctAATGGGATTAGAGAAATGCGGAGATGGAAATGAAGAATGCGAGAAGAGAAGAATGATAGCCGAGGCTCATCTCGATTATATTTACACTCAGAACCACAACCACCCTTGA